A window of the Planococcus citri chromosome 4, ihPlaCitr1.1, whole genome shotgun sequence genome harbors these coding sequences:
- the LOC135843399 gene encoding uncharacterized protein LOC135843399, producing MTDVEASDKQEEVSDSRAEDDLPQKILEKYNSDLRVQIIKGYRILQVIAYHLKDSSFFEKPANEKLAGKEYYDVIKNPMWFDEIKRKIFDVEYNSLVEIVKDMRLVFENCYYFWGPKTLMSEQCVKMERLMEKQLLMLPRDLRILCSLEETHGKNTDKIVTKIWNRYRNKGKGCSNLMLRTWRKRRISEDEDYRIKSDLANYCSNKKQILKWEREVLGLEDNSNTTFDVVQLPQIGQFFHLIGDTLAREAYCQIEIERMFLIPKYSNSFKEILSLLLLEENSEESPSYDDLMTKLKDLLIEWYMIYEDNNHDDDEASRVVGIEPEFFRILGETNPLLNSSYEDLSYRQKVVTVKSLCDHFVYERSNIKEAIANADEKIFTSETIGRDKFGYGYLFFNTFLDFRLYKQKLIEDDVSSNNKFYDDFSNETLKKFFPKGCTNFEMVADSVEGLRCLIDELIYSDAEPSKKDGKSTNYEVIESLRDLENRIIENENLYIERTNRARMKLYDEWRSHNSDWHDDPSDVEDASNECQENGESEQTHASEADDSICDSPVSKSTLGKSVDNTDEDETRFSSNTTDEVKDDQRIDGNDEQLTNETDADGLFIKTEIKDEPLNDELSSSETSTYSGRRRRSSVPSYNMFDNKIFSDESDSESAEEIYSEGDDSDDDWDAPKKKSRKLPKNKLVKQLKQNAEDSNRRKRKYRRRNEPESVAAEPETTGPKPAIMEIDPTTIKKEEELDIMDSATATTTTSQENYAMKEEDKSKPEQKIKVVSLARLQNNSENISKSRECAPLPRIVSQGSLQMPSQGTPLLNNSIVSSSAPPNAGNTYSGVHPATFAIVGQPQVISNAYIITTNQNSFQGGSAPQYQMQPYPPSAYRAQGITAANAAAMRNHQVPRIVNATGAFINAQASNNKLLVVNQNMPIRFTPSMQQQQQQQQQVSRTPLNFYNKSARFRPSQPPSTTPPTFNRQMSHSMPPKNNTNYGRNTLSSKLGRNVTVIPKVINKINERGNSFKEIEGAIGIHSDNGTLQYVVNLANGTHVPLTNDQVQKLRDGNNGALPLKLKIPVPMDVAEKIEPCVVIDD from the exons ATGACTGATGTTGAAGCTTCAGATAAACAAGAAGAGGTATCCGACTCTCGTGCCGAAGACGATCTTCCCCAAAAGATATTAGAAAAGTATAATAGCGATCTTCGAGTACAAATAATCAAAGGATACCG AATCTTACAAGTTATAGCGTACCATTTGAAGGacagttcatttttcgaaaaacctGCCAATGAAAAACTGGCCGGAAAGGAGTACTACGATGTTATCAAAAATCCTATGTGGTTTGACGAAA TTAAAAGAAAGATATTCGATGTCGAGTACAATTCATTAGTAGAGATAGTGAAAGATATGCGTCTAGTGTTCGAAAACTGTTATTATTTTTGGGGACCGAAAACTCTCATGAGTGAGCAATGTGTCAAAATGGAACGATTGATGGAAAAGCAATTACTCATGTTGCctag agatttaaGAATTCTATGTTCCCTGGAGGAAACTCATGGTAAAAATACGGATAAAATTGTAACGAAAATCTGGAATCGTTACAGGAATAAAG GAAAAGGGTGTTCGAATTTAATGCTAAGAACGTGGAGAAAACGTAGAATATCAGAAGACGAAGACTACCGCATTAAATCAGATCTGGCCAATTACTGCtccaataaaaaacaaattctgAAATGGGAGAGAGAAGTTTTGGGTTTGGAAGATAATTCCAATACTACGTTTGATGTTGTGCAA TTACCTCAAATCGGCCAATTCTTCCACTTAATCGGCGATACACTTGCCAGAGAAGCGTATTGTCAGATCGAAATCGAGCGTATGTTTTTAATTccgaaatattcgaattcgtTCAAGGAAATTTTATCTTTACTACtttt agaggaAAATTCCGAAGAGTCTCCTTCGTACGATGATTTAATGACTAAATTGAAAGATCTCTTAATTGAATGGTATATGATTTACGAAGACAATAATCACGACGATGATGAG GCATCTCGTGTCGTTGGCATTGAACCAGAATTCTTTAGAATTCTCGGCGAAACGAATCCGTTGCTGAATTCATCCTACGAAGACTTATCCTACCGTCAGAAAGTTGTAACCGTTAAATCTTTATGCGATCATTTTGTG tacGAAAGATCCAATATCAAAGAAGCGATTGCGAACgccgatgaaaaaatattcacatcgGAAACGATCGGTCGTGATAAATTTGGATACGGTTAtctgtttttcaacacttttctcGATTTCCGTCTgtacaaacaaaaattaata gaGGATGACGTCAGctcaaataataaattttacgatg atttttcaaacgaaacgttgaagaaatttttcccTAAAGGATGCACGAATTTCGAAATGGTAGCTGACTCGGTCGAAGGATTACGCTGTTTAATCGACGAGCTTATTTATTCGGACGCGGAACCTTCGAAAAAAGATGGCAAATCGACGAATTACGAAGTGATCGAATCTTTACGCGATCTAGAGAATAGAATTATcgagaatgaaaatttatacatCGAGCGGACTAATCGAGCTAGAATGAAATTATACGACGAATGGAGAAGCCACAACTCAGA TTGGCATGATGATCCTTCGGACGTAGAAGATGCTTCGAACGAGTGTCAAGAAAACGGTGAAAGTGAACAAACACATGCCAGCGAAGCTGACGATTCGATTTGCGATTCTCCTGTCAGCAAAAGCACCCTGGGTAAAAGTGTCGATAATACGGATGAAGATGAAACTCGTTTCAGTTCAAATACCACCGATGAGGTGAAGGATGACCAAAGAATCGATGGCAATGACGAGCAGCTTACCAATGAAACCGATGCCGATGGACTTTTcattaaaactgaaattaaagATGAACCGTTGAACGACGAATTATCATCTTCTG AAACCTCCACGTACAGCGGTCGCCGAAGACGAAGCTCGGTACCCAGTTACAACATGTTCGATAACAAGATCTTCAGCGACGAAAGCGATTCGGAATCAGCCGAAGAAATCTACTCGGAAGGCGACGACTCGGACGACGACTGGGACGCGCCCAAAAAGAAGAGCagaaaattaccgaaaaataaATTAGTCAAACAACTGAAACAAAACGCCGAAGATTCTAACCGAAGGAAACGAAAATATCGCCGAAGAAACGAACCAGAATCGGTCGCAGCCGAACCCGAAACGACTGGGCCCAAACCAGCCATAATGGAGATAGATCCGACGACCATTAAAAAGGAAGAAGAACTCGATATCATGGATTCGGCGACTGCAACGACGACTACTTCGCAAGAAAATTACGCTATGAAAGAAGAAGATAAAAGTAAACCGGAACAGAAGATAAAAGTGGTATCTTTGGCGAGATTACAAAACAATTCCGAGAATATTTCGAAATCGAGGGAATGCGCTCCTTTACCTCGGATCGTCAGCCAGGGTAGTCTTCAAATGCCATCGCAAGGTACACCTTTGCTGAATAACTCGATAGTTTCATCTTCAGCACCGCCGAACGCTGGGAATACGTATTCTGGTGTCCATCCTGCGACTTTTGCTATCGTAGGACAACCTCAAGTGATCAGTAACGCGTATATTATCACCACGAATCAGAATAGCTTTCAAGGAGGTTCGGCTCCGCAATACCAAATGCAGCCTTATCCACCGTCCGCGTATAGAGCTCAGGGTATTACTGCTGCGAACGCTGCTGCAATGCGGAATCATCAAGTTCCTCGTATCGTTAACGCTACCGGTGCGTTTATTAACGCTCAAGCTTCGAATAATAAACTACTGGTGGTTAATCAAAACATGCCTATTCGATTTACTCCTTCGatgcagcagcaacaacaacaacaacaacaagtgTCCAGAACTCCACTCAATTTCTATAATAAATCGGCCCGGTTCCGACCAAGTCAACCACCTTCGACGACGCCACCTACATTTAATAGACAAATGTCTCATTCGATGCCGCCTAAAAATAATACTAATTATGGAAGGAATACCCTAAGCTCTAAATTAGGTCGTAATGTTACCGTGATTCCTAAAGTTATCAATAAAATCAACGAAAGAGGCAACTCGTTCAaagaaattgaaggagctatcGGAATTCATTCGGATAATGGTACGTTGCAATACGTCGTGAATTTAGCCAACGGTACTCACGTTCCATTAACCAACGATCAAGTTCAAAAACTTCGAGATGGTAATAATGGGGCTCTGCcattgaaactgaaaatccCAGTACCGATGGATGTTGCTGAGAAAATTGAGCCCTGTGTCGTTATCGATGATTGA